The following nucleotide sequence is from Sphaeramia orbicularis chromosome 24, fSphaOr1.1, whole genome shotgun sequence.
TAAATGCCAAGTATTAGAAATGTCTGCCCTTGCCCAAGCTCTTCAAAATTCCTGTGATGGGAGAACATGTTTTTGTGTGGGAGGGCTGTTCTGCCAAGCAAAGCTGTTTTAGTCctgattatttttctttctttttttttctctctcacaaGAAAATCTTGTTCTTGCACCACCAAATGCTGCCTCGTGATGGGGGCAAACAAGAAAATAATACAAGAATTAACAAGTAAATGGCACAGCACCTTTAAAGCCATCGCCTTCTGACGCAGATTCTGTTCAATTTTAAAACTAAAGACTCCTCTTTAGCACTTAACACCCTTTCTGAAGTGAGAACGcagaatttttattcatttccagTGTGTTTTTTCCCCAAACCCCCAAACCAATCACTTTCTAGACGATTCCCCACACCTCAGCGCCTTTACCAAAAGTAATATCGACTGAAAGAACATATGGGAATTAGAGGTTTGGGGAGCCCCTTTATCATTTCTCAATGTGATTGCTTCACTGTATTGCAGCTGGTGTGTTGCAAGCAAGAAACTATCTTACAGTGTTGGAAATTACCACCTTGTGTGTGTAGAGATTCACAACTCAGTCATCCATGTGGACTTTTGGGATGGCTTGTCTCTTGAGGATTTAGTCAAAACATGACAGctaaaaaaagaggaagagggaATACCCATAATACTGGGCTAGcactcacacacccacacatgcaccACCTCATACAACAATGTCAATATTAtgagaacatttattattattatcattattattactattagtagtagtaatagcagtagcagtagaagACATCATTTCAATATAAAAATGGTATTTGTCCATGCAAAGACAACTAATTAAGATCTGCCCATGTTGGTGATACTGTTTCAAAGTGTCATTTCAGTCCTATATGTTATTTTTCTGGACTTTACAAGATTACCTTACATGTCTTAACTTTCCATCAGACATGTGACTTCCAGTCTAATGCAACTTACCCAGATTCTTACCAGAAGCCACATCAGATACAGCTAATTGGGCAGACAGCTAGTCTCAGAcagctagagagagagagagagagagagagagagagagagagagagcgagagagagaggtggAGAGATAAAGGAAGAGAGCATGAGCGAGAgagtgaaagagaaggaggagtgACAGAAAGGGAAAGAAAAGAGGGAAGAAACAGACTCATTACTCATTAAGTGGTAAGCCAAGTTTCTTCTCAGTGCTCGTTCTGGTACAAagactctctctctttctctctctctccccctctctctctctctctctctctctctcttacacatactcacacacacacacatatacgctaAAACACAAAGCAGAAGTGGACAAAGACACAAGGTTTCAGTTGCCGTGGTTGGCTATGGCTCAGGGTTCTGACAGCAATGACACAAGTTACAAGTCTCCATCACCTGGAAGCAGACCGGTAAGTGTGCACTTGACTTTATTTCACTCATCCATCTCTTTGCCGCTTTCATCGCTCTGAGTTTAAAGTGAGGGCATATACACATTTCCATTCGAAGTTTTCTTCTGGATTGATTGCTTAATGCATCTTTAGTGGGCAGCAACACAACCTGTGAAAAGAAGCACCCGTTCTGCCTCTTCTTCACAGTTTCTCTGAGTGTTTCACATGCACACATGGGCTGAAGGCATGACTCCCCTAAAGTGTGGGCTTTTGTGAATTGCACAATTCATCACTTGTCCAACTAGTGGGAATCCATTGTTTCTGCAAGTCCTCAAACTGTGAATGATTTGAACGCTTTTGGGAACAGATAGTATGTGGAACATGTACGTTTCTTTGTTTCTGCTTTCACATGTGCTAAGTTCCAGCTCACTGTTGCCCATTTACTGGCTCTAGATGAAACCTTTAGATGCTTTTTTACTTTTATATGAGTCAGTTTGGCTTATGACCTTATGTGGATGCATCAGTATCCAGCAGCATCAGTTCTATGGTTTTTCATGCAAACGTTATCAGACAAATGTGCAGATGTTAGATAAATATTTTCTTATGTCTTTTGATGTAAAACTGATGCAGCATTTGAGATGGATTAGTTATTACGATACCAAGAAAATCAAGCGTACAGGACATGAAACAGGGCGTGCGTTATATCTAACTGTGACTCAGCCACTCCCTGACCCAGCCCTTCACGTAAAACTCATCTTCTGTCCAACTGTCACTATGACAGATGACACATTTTCACACTTAAAACACATCAAATCGTACCAGTGACTTAAACCAACCAGAACAGTGGTCAGTGGCTTCTTTTGCCTTTACCTGATCTTTATGTAATTGCGCACACTTAACCTTGTATCTTCAATTTTATCAGAGCTCTTCAGATGATGTAAAGAAGGTGATGAGGAGGGAAAAGAACCGGATTGCAGCTCAGAAGAGCAGGATGAGACAAACCCAGAAAGCTGACAGCCTACATTTGGTGAGGAGACTTCACTCATAcatcaaaataaacactaaacctGAGTACaaacgggtaaaaaaaaaaaaaaaaagcacataaaaATGGCAGAAGTGCCAACCATAAAAACACTGCTTTTTCTGCTGTAGACAGAAAAACctatattatttttttgctttaagaTGCTCTGCTTAGTCTATCAGTCTTCATGATAACTTAAAGTAAACATTGTGAGtgtttttaatcacttttaaGCCTCTGAGAAATGGTTTGTACTATATTTACAAAGAGCTACCTGACCATGTGGCGATGTGTCATGGCTTCTGTTGAGCTGCACACTTGGACACCGCTCTGTGTGTTTGCAGAAGCTTAAGGAATAAATTAGCACGTGTGGGCATCACTCCCTTTTGCAGCAGAATCCAGCATCAGAGACTGCAGCGCTGAATGTGACAAACCAAGTGTGTCTGCTCTCGCTGCTTTGTACATCTCTGCCATTTTACCTTCTTGTATCTGCTTTCATGTAATTACAACAATTGATCAGTTTTATCTTATCATTCTTTTTACATGCAACAAAATGATTCCTTTCTTTTGTCTCTTAGTGTGTTAATTTGCAGATATTTCTGAATGAGAATCTGCAGCTCCAAACATTCTTAGTTTCTTTCTCCTGTTCTGCTATCAATCAACACGTAGCTGCTCTGTTTCATAACATCCGATAATTGCTGTCACTTACATCAGCCAAGTTTTTGCCCTGTGACTACTTTACTGTGCACTGTCACTTTGACGTATTTGGTGCAGATGTTTCTGTGAACTTTATCAGATTAACTGAAAAGATTTTGACCTTAAAAACCCGCATTGTAGGCAGTAGTAGATCTAGCATTTGTGATCTGAGTACATGACAGCTCTTCCCATGCAGTTCTGTGTATCTTCATCAATCTCTTTAAACTGTGTTAGTGTCACTGAGAACACCAGGAGACCGCAGAGCATATTTTGTGGTTTTGCTGTCATCGTCTCACTAGATAAACAGGAAGGCGAATTTTCCCTCTCTATGACAGCATAGGCTTATTTCCTGTTTCTtcagtagtatttttttttttcttctgtgtaaaTGAGCTCGAAATTTCATGTCGTGGGCAGCAGGGGAGAAAGGCAGTCACTTCTTGTAAAGTGCTGATAGCAGTGGGCTGTATTTGGCTAAGTGACGCATGCACCGGGGTTTGCCCAGAGCCTCTGTGACAGTAAGGGCCTATAGCTCTGTATTATCATCCCTGGCCACAGTGTGATGACCTTTTCATTACCAAAGTGGAAGATTTCTACCTTGTTATTTCCACTCtaaagacagaaaaaatcatCAACCTCTGACGTGTTGTTTGCTCTACTTTTGTAAAAGTCATGATCAGCAACTTGTTTTAAGGCCGTTATAGTAGAAAATATATCTATACACAGAAACAACACATGGAACTGTCAGCAGTCTGTGGTGCTGCATGCAGTTTgcagtttttacacattttgccaCAAGTTTGAGATGTTAAACTGTAGCAGGTTTTTGACTTGTTTATGATTTAGCACCTTAACTAGGCTTTTGGGTTTGATCATTTTCCGAGTCTACAAAAAATATCATAAAACATCATTTAATGACAGTATTTCTTACTACTTTTGTTGGTTATGTTGACATTATAATGCCAACTCCATAGCCAACCAGCAGTTCTACTGAACACCAATTAATGTTGCATCTAACAGCATCTAATATACCAAGCCAGGATTTTAGAATGATAAAACCAATTAACATGTGCATATAAAATTATTATCATACTGTCTGTATTTACTTGTTGGTATGTTTCGGAAATTTTTAAGTCCTTTCAAGCAACATTTAGCCCTAAAAAATAATGATAGCACCAACTTTAATGAAAGGAATTGGAaaattaactgaaacaaatataaatataaggaAACAATACACAATTTAACTGTAGATTTGAAAAgtataactttaacccataaagacccaaacctccactggcaaccaaaaccatttactgatgtaaactgtttaatacctgttgatccactaatcctatcaaaacatgaaaataattcatgtaaaatgcagtttgtcatcttttcatggtcatcagatatgacccatttggacgttcagaggctccgtagttaccatggaaacaccgtgatcttctacaacactgattccaccagtaaaacccatggagttggatcaatgacagtggatggagacactgggtttatgttcagttaatgatagattttacacaaaaagtcactttttcttcagttttgtctgtttctgatataataaccctctattttaatctgagctttcctgaacatctacatgatcagtgaattaaatacaggaaaaaacctgattttcactcaaaaaatccccgaaatacagaggataatattacaataagtggtgataaatcacttaagaaaggttcaatacagagaaaaattcatttgggaacagacacaaaaatactgttgggtctttatgggttaatcttgctTAATCTCTTACTTCTGCATGGAATAAATACCTTTTCATAATGCTATTATTTATAAAGCTGTCATTAATATTTCAGCGTCCATCCATGAGTCAAAAAAACAAGATATTGTTtttacaaacacataaacaaaaggaagagAAAAGCAGAAAATCCAAATCTGTTTGGCACAGGTTAACAGATTTTCAAAGGTGTTTTGGATGCTTTAACAATACCTCTTCTTCCAAAGAAacaaactgttattttactgaaCTGACTGGCATGTTGTAGAAGTATAACAAACAGCTAAGGTTTGCTTTCTTCCTGTCTGTGTTCAGGAAAGTGAAAACCTGGAAAAGGAGAATGCTGCCCTGAGGAAGGAAGTGAAGCAGCTGACGGAGGAGGCCAAGTATCTGACATCTGTGCTGAGCAGCCATGAGCCTCTGTGCACCGGCCTGGCCCCCCAGACCCCTGACCTCCTGTATCCTCCTCATCACGGCAGCTACCACCACCAGCACATCGCTGTATCACACTACCAGCACTGACCTCATGTGCTGCGAACAGATGACTGACCTCAACGGAGAGTGAACGACAGGAGCTGTGTCTAGAAAATGTCCATCATTGTTCAAAAGTGATCAAGGAGTAATATGAAAAGGCTAATATTTCTGCCAAACAATGACAGTGTGGAACCTAAACTGTAACATACTGCATTCAGAGCTATTTATTTTGCTTCTCCTCATTTTCTTGTCCTAATATAATCTGATTAATAATATCAGTGATCTGTATGTGAATTTAAATGTCACAATGAGTAGGATTTCCAACCAGTCTATGTTTACAATGGGAGAAAAAGCCAATCTAACGTATGTTAAGGTGACTCAGAGGATATAGTATTTTTGTAAATTGCTTGTTTTTAGTGTCATAGAGAGCACCTTCATCATCCTGTCACGTTTTAACTTTCTCgtgttttccatgtgttttttcGTCTATTCACTGTATAGATATAGTTTCAGGACGCTCAGGAGCTTTTGACAGATGTGATTGTTGACAAGCAGAATGTAAAAGGCAAAAAGTGTGGAAAAAGATGTACCAAAGTGTGATGAAAAAGAAGCGGCTGACAGTGAAGAACGCTCATTCGGGTCTTTGACTTCTGTACCGGTGATGATGCTGACCCACAGagatatatttattaaatgtgaTGCCTTATGGGTGACCATTTCTGGcttaatgtgtgtttttctttgttgtggtGGCAGGGTGTGTGGAGTCTGTGGGGTGCTGATAACAGGAAACATGAGAAAATACCCTAACATGTTTTATTCTACATGATCTAGTCTGTAGATGGCAGTGTTTACTAGTATGTTAGAtgaaactacacacacacaaacacacacacacacacaacagatggaaaa
It contains:
- the batf gene encoding basic leucine zipper transcriptional factor ATF-like — its product is MAQGSDSNDTSYKSPSPGSRPSSSDDVKKVMRREKNRIAAQKSRMRQTQKADSLHLESENLEKENAALRKEVKQLTEEAKYLTSVLSSHEPLCTGLAPQTPDLLYPPHHGSYHHQHIAVSHYQH